Genomic DNA from Scylla paramamosain isolate STU-SP2022 chromosome 12, ASM3559412v1, whole genome shotgun sequence:
TCAATTACATATTTGAGGTGAgaaaacatagaaaagaaaatgtttgcatTCTAAAGTAAAAGATTCTGACAATTAAAGCTGTACCTGACTTTACTGCATTtaaagtgagataaaaaaagagtgaataaataaaataaaaaagtgaataaataaaataaataaataaataaataaataaataaataaataaataaataaataaataaaataactaaataaatagaaaagataaataaggatACTATTTCTTACCTCTCTAAATCAGCAAGTTTTGCAGCAGTGTCAAGTTTCTCCTGCAGAACTCTTCTTAAGGATTCTTTGGCAGTGGTTTCATACTGACACTTTTCGTCCAGAAGCCTCCgcatctcctccctcacactgtCCTCTGGGTAAttctgaaggaaaaggaagcattTAGAATCCATAACAGATGGGGAATATACTGCAAAATCACATATTAACTTTTTAACAGGGAATGcaggaaatgtttttttctgtacataTTGGCCCAAGgccacaaaaaagtaaaaaaaaaaaagtggccaGTTTAATTCCCAACTCTTGAAAtagctcaagtcataggaaaagggaaacagaaaTATGCAGAGTTCCTGAGTTTCCCAttgaaatggatgaaagaaagataacaattgaactcttgcactagtgatGTACATAGTaagggtgagagtgagtggagaGTTGGAAGAATCCTATGCTTGAATTCAGCTGAAGGAGAAGTGTGTACAAATAAGAGGAGAGGCATTGCATTACCTTGGCATATGTGGTGAGTTGTGCCTCCAGGGTCTCTAACCGCTGCAGTAGCCGGTCCTCATCAATCATGGCCTTCCAGCTGTGAGTGGCAGCCTCCTGTTGGCCACACCATACACCACTTAATACACAGCACTAGCCACACTATACAACACTAACACTCAGCACTGGTACAGTGTTTAGTACTGAGCACATTACACAACTGAGTTGCTATAAAGTACATCAGTAGTTTCCAACCTTTTCAAAGTTCATACACCATTCCAGGAAGTTTTGAGAAATTCATGTACCCTCACACCTATGATgattaattacaaaaaatatttcacatttctctctggttttaagactgaaaatatattaaaaaaagtattAGATCTCTATCTTAAACACAGAAAATAGCTACTCAGTCCTAAATTATTTTTATAGTACTTGAATAGTAAAACAAAATACCAGATCTCAAATCTGTGAGGTCCAAGTTGTGCTCAAGTGTAATATACTAATACATTACATATGTTTAATAGTTTAATTTTAGTTTAAATGAACTTCTAGGTGACAACTTTCTTCCTAAAATATCTTTTATACTGTGCACTCTTATATGCAATGGTCATGTCATGTATCCCATTATTTCCAGGTACTCTTTGAAAAAAATTCATTCACCCTGGTTGACTATCACTGAGCTACATGTTATGTTAATATTGCAGGGTGCTGATGTGCTGGTGTCGTCACTGCCAGGTTCTGATCATGGTCCAGGAAGGATAATGGTGGCTTACCCACTCAGATGCTTGCTTAACCAACCAAAGTAAGAGTAGTACTTATGGTAATATTTATGGGTAGGTGCAAACGTGATCAAAAGTTGAGTAACCTTCTTGTGTTAACTTTCAATgttctcagtttttttctctatcacaAGTCCTTTAATCTACTGGCAGTCTCCTTGCAATGTCTGACGAGTGATGGATTCACAGCAGATCACAGGACTGATGATTGAGGGAAAAACACCTCAGTGCATAGAGGTATTCTGTATTACTTGACTGCTGACCAAGACTGTACATGGTGACCTCAATGCTGTGGTGGCTCTGACTTCCAGTAATCACTGACTAGAGGAACACGTAACAAATTAAATATTACCAGCAACACCAAAAATATacactttcttttcatgtataaATAGCAAGGAGTTTCCTTCTTTGTCAAGAACAGAACATAATAATTTCCTCCCCCTTGCCCCCATGTCTCCAGTTTGGttatctgcctccacattaAAAATGGTAAATGTGATTGATACTACTTATAAGAAATGCTATGTCTTCAGGTGATTTTTTCCAGGCAAGTATTTAATTATGGTGTACCTGAGTGGAAGACACAAGGCGCTGCAGTGCAGCCAGCTTGGTTTCTATCTGCTGCTCCCTGTGCTGTGCCTCCTGCAGGTACGTCCTCAATTGGTACAGCTCCTGGGCAGTCACACTGGACACAGCACCTCCCACTGCTGTCGATGGACTGTGGGGAACGTCTCAGTATTAGCAAAGGTTCAAGGAATGATGTGGGAGAGATGTCATCAGGTATGTGTGCTTAGTTTGTAATATACACCATTAAATTGAAAATTCTAACAATATAGAAAAATTTAGTTTCAAAACAATAACTGTGTCCTAATACTGCTTCTCATTCAGGGAAGTAGGAAGTAAGGCAATGAGGCCAAAACAGATCTGTGGTAAGTTCTACCAATGCCTGCCTAAATTTGAATAAGGCTTAGTAGTTGGAAATTATTGTAATGTTACTTACTAACCCCAATGGATATGGCTTTAATTAAATAGAAAACTATGGATTGGTTGGCATCATAAAAAGGTAATGTAAACACACTGGCCTGTCTGTGCTATAAACTCATTCACAcatgcttccttctttctcattctttttctctaagAAACTGTGGAGGGtacttgtgaaaaaaaacattcttacaCCTCAAGCCAATCCCAAATACTATGCACATACTCTGCATATTCAAACAAAAGACTGTCCCATGTTAATACATCATAAAACTGTTGTACTGTCTTTGCCTCACCTGGCTTTGGCTTCCTGTCCATCAGGCATGTACAGCTTTAAGGTGGCTACTATACATCCGTGTGTCACTGCAGGAAGGAAGGTTGAAAGATTTACTTGTGCTGACAACTCCCATACGTATTCTATCAAGTTTTTggtttaaataaaaatatctgtGTTGAACTGAAAAAGATTTACAGTATACTCTGTTTTAGGgctggtaaacacacacacacacacacacacacacacacacaaaactaaagTCTAcattttttactgctttattctCTTATGTAGGcagctttcaaaggccacagagatgatgagtCAGGCTCTCATGggttttttcccctttcatgaTATAGATTCCTTAAAGTATcactagaataataaaaacactgtTGAAAACTCTAGCAACTTCCAGTAGAGTCAGCTGAATGCAATCAGGATGAAGCTCtgaaacatttaagaatacagaactGAACTGCTACTAATTCTTGGCCTTGTCAATCCCTGGTGAGGTTAGCCACTCTTAAATAAATACAGGGGTGAACTGGATAAACATAAATATCGTGATAAAAAATTTATGAACTTGACTGAGATTCTGTATTTAACCTAGTAaagacacccacccacccacccatgcacacacacatatacaaacacacatatagtaaaatccctctcatccggcatttgagtattcggcagcttcaagtatccggcacatttttccccgagccttaaaatcaataaaaaatcaatgtgtactcataaaatcgattaaaattcccgcgcatggcatactttgtcccctcgccaccagagcgcactgcttcgcaccaCCCGCGGctcactgcactgtgtttactcagtgactcagtcccgtgtGTGCACTGTTTGTCGCCTGaggccttcatcatgcctaaagttgtagaaaagaggaagcgtattgtgcttacacttaagcagaaggtagacatttgtcgacgattagagagaggtgaaagctgacagcaactaatggcggagtatagtgtgggctcatcaactatttatgacattaaatcccaaacgaaaaagttgcgggattacatgaaagccatTGACACCCCAATGGCAGTggaaaatcgtcacacactgcagtatcatcgtggtgaaatgatggacaaagtgttatacgagtggttcagcttgaaaagatcagaaggagtcacaattacaggcccaatgctaAGAGAAAGGGCGTGATTTAGCTAAGAAGATGGGCGAGGAAGGGGCATGCCAGTTCTCTGATGGCTGGCTCCACAGGTTCAAGGTTCGTCACGGCATAAGGAAGCTGGACATCTCGGGAGAATCAAAATCTGCCAACTTACCCTCGGCTGAAGAGTTCGTCaacaggtaaggagagagagagagagagagagagagagagagagagagagagagagagagagagagagagagagagagagagagagagagagagagagagagagagagagagagagagagagagagagagagagagagagccaacctaatttctttatctaaacctcgttctgtttttatttcttatagGTTTGTGAAGATAGTTGAGGAGCATAACCTGATGTCTGAGCAGATTTACAACGCTGATGAGACTGGCCTGTTCTACCGCTGTCTGCCAAGAACCACACTTGCAAGCGAGTCGGAGGGAGACGGGAAGGGATTCAAACAGAGCAAGGACAGGCTGACAGTTCTGTGctgtgctgatgatgatgatgataataatgagccTAAAGTAACTTGGGAACAGGCTGCGAAACACATAGCTGGCTTTGTCAGGTTTGCTGAGCAGTGCACATACATGTCAACCCGAGATGTTATGACCCTTCACTGCATTGAGAATGAGTTTTTGCTGCAAAGAAGGAGCTGCAAACAAGGAGACATTAGAAACTATTTTGAAGTAACttgtaaggaaaaagaagtggggcaaacaagtacagaatctgatgatgatgatgacccggagggtgttgaatgagaggtgtggggagcgaaaaagtgtcacaaacacttgtacattttcatatctttattgtatgctatacatgttggctaatattgaataaagcaaataagtgtatacgtaccttatttttgtaacccatcaacttatttataagaggaaattattaaagagaatgttagtacagtaaaatccctcttatccggcatcaacgggaccgctgacatgccagatacttgaatattgccgggtacttgaatagaagtgaaattatgtccacaatcaccaccctacactcacgcatcttaccataacaaagatcagctgatctgatcagctgcttaagtgtaagcacaacacgcttcctcttttctacaactttaggcatgatggaGGCGTCAGGCACACGgtgcacacgtgggactgagtcactgagtaaacacagtgcaatgggccgcgggtggcgcaaagcagtgcactctagtggcgaggggacaaagtatgcctcgcgcgggaatttaatcgattttatgagtacacattgatttttttattgattttaaggctcggggaaaaaatgtgccggatacttgaagctgccggatactcgaatgccggatgagagggattttactgtacagtagtattgtgtgttggtgagtgtgaggtggcagcgcgggtggcaACGtgcggcacggcgatcagctgatctttgttacagtaagatgcgtgagtgtagggtggtgattgtggacataatttcacttctattcaagtatccggcaacttctggtatccggcatgtcggcggtcccgttgatgccggataagagggattttactgtacataaattatatgcctgaaggagtaaagagttacatgagtttatttgcagatgatgcagaGTTACAAATGCTTGTTAGAAGcaacaaagactgaaattctacaagaggatTTGAACAAAATCTGGGACtgaagtaagaaatgggaaatggaatttaatgtgaaaaaatgtcatgctatggaaataggaaaagtggagaccaaaatggacatataaaatgggaaatgaagaaatcatacaagtacaagaagagaaagaactgaGAGTGACAATACAGTCAACAGTCAGAGAAGCATGTAGGAAAGATATTCAGACATACATAtaggatggtgagaaatattggaatAGCATTCCAatacatggataaagatataatgaaaaagataattaccacCATGATGAGACTAAAGCTGGAATAAGTtgaatcagtgtggtctccccacaagaagaaacatttaagaaaaactagaaaggatacaaaggatggcaatgaagatggttccagaactgtaagaattaacatatgaagacagattaaagaaaatgaatctgccaacattggaacaaagaagatagaggggagatttaatactgatatataaattgtggaatgGAGTTGGAAGAAACTGATAATGAGAAACTAAtgctaagagaagtagaaaataccaGATTCACATGAGGCCACAgcaaaaactaagaaaaggaagatgtttgaataacaaa
This window encodes:
- the LOC135106071 gene encoding tigger transposable element-derived protein 6-like, yielding MGEEGACQFSDGWLHRFKVRHGIRKLDISGESKSANLPSAEEFVNRFVKIVEEHNLMSEQIYNADETGLFYRCLPRTTLASESEGDGKGFKQSKDRLTVLCCADDDDDNNEPKVTWEQAAKHIAGFVRFAEQCTYMSTRDVMTLHCIENEFLLQRRSCKQGDIRNYFEVTCKEKEVGQTSTESDDDDDPEGVE